The Myxococcota bacterium genome contains a region encoding:
- a CDS encoding acyl-CoA dehydrogenase family protein, translating into MTLGSEEILESARALAPAVAKRGDEIAKLRRLPGDLVSELKTAGAFRMPMPAAWGGPEMSPRAQNEVVEILSAADASVGWCVMIGSDAGFFGSFLDEAVAREIYPDLDMVTAGLAHPVGRAVRVPGGYRVSGRWAFGSGCTHADVMLAGCLILDGDQPVLGANGLPESRMLLAPSSGFEVLDTWHTTGLAGSGSHDYTTHDLFVPEEHGFSLRAAQAQGAPLSVLGHVHHQHARRGIGHRPARDRRRARARGVEDADARDDVDAQRAARAHRTGTRRGHAGRGARLHL; encoded by the coding sequence ATGACGCTCGGCTCCGAAGAGATACTCGAGAGCGCGCGCGCCCTCGCGCCGGCGGTCGCCAAGCGTGGCGACGAGATCGCCAAGCTGCGGCGGTTGCCCGGCGACCTCGTCAGCGAGCTCAAGACCGCAGGCGCATTTCGCATGCCCATGCCCGCGGCGTGGGGCGGACCCGAGATGTCGCCGCGCGCGCAGAACGAGGTGGTCGAGATTCTCTCGGCTGCGGACGCTTCCGTGGGCTGGTGCGTGATGATCGGCTCCGACGCCGGCTTCTTCGGGTCCTTTCTCGACGAAGCCGTCGCGCGTGAGATCTACCCCGACCTCGACATGGTGACTGCCGGACTGGCCCACCCGGTCGGACGGGCCGTGCGTGTCCCCGGGGGTTACCGAGTCTCGGGGCGCTGGGCGTTCGGCAGCGGCTGCACGCACGCCGACGTGATGCTGGCCGGCTGCTTGATCCTCGACGGCGATCAGCCCGTGCTCGGCGCGAACGGCCTGCCCGAGTCACGCATGCTCCTGGCACCGTCCAGCGGCTTCGAGGTGCTCGACACCTGGCACACGACGGGGCTTGCGGGCAGCGGCAGTCACGACTACACGACTCACGACCTGTTCGTGCCGGAGGAGCACGGCTTCAGCCTTCGAGCCGCCCAAGCGCAAGGAGCCCCTCTATCAGTTCTCGGGCATGTTCATCACCAACATGCACGGCGTGGCATTGGGCATCGGCCGGCGCGCGATCGACGTCGTGCGCGCGCTCGCGGAGTCGAAGATGCTGATGCCCGAGATGACGTTGATGCGCAACGCGCCGCGCGTGCGCATCGGACTGGCACGCGCCGAGGGCATGCTGGGCGCGGCGCGCGCCTACACCTATGA